The genome window GTGATATCCAAGTAAAGCATATggcaacttctcatgccattccCTATTATCGTCTACTATTTTCCTCAGGATCCTTTTGATATTCTTGTTTGCAGCTTCAACCGCTCCATTCATTTGTGGTCGATAAGCCGAGTAATTTTGATGAGAGATCTTACAACTTTTGCAAATCTCTCTCATTAGGTCGCTATTAAGATTGGCTCCATTATATGTTATAATTGACTCTAGAATTCCAAACCGACAGACTAAGTTGTTACGAACAAAATTTGTTACCACCTTCTTTGTTACGGCCTTATGTGTTGAGGCCTCAACCCACTT of Capsicum annuum cultivar UCD-10X-F1 unplaced genomic scaffold, UCD10Xv1.1 ctg20373, whole genome shotgun sequence contains these proteins:
- the LOC124890577 gene encoding uncharacterized protein LOC124890577, with amino-acid sequence METLLRVLSNELNVMGSPWPFVTWGMDVIGPIEPPASNGHRFILDAIDYFSKWVEASTHKAVTKKVVTNFVRNNLVCRFGILESIITYNGANLNSDLMREICKSCKISHQNYSAYRPQMNGAVEAANKNIKRILRKIVDDNREWHEKLPYALLGYHTTIRTSTGEVGLDDAEWIRSRIEQLMHINEKRLDA